Within Deltaproteobacteria bacterium, the genomic segment CTCCTACCTTCTCTACAAACCTTGCTTGAGGAAGAATGGTTACAGCCACCTTTATCTTTTCAGCCCATGCCTTATGGACATAAAGATTAACAATGCAAAATATAAAAAACACAACTAGTGTTCTCTTCATATTCATACTATCTTGCAACTATGTTGCTTGCTGCATTTATTGCAAACTCCCTCTATAGAAACATTAATATTGTCAGCTTGAAACCCATAAAGCTTACATAGATTAGAGAGAATAATCATCAGCTCTGAGGCATTCAAACATCTTACTTTACCACAAATCTTACATACAAGATGAGGATGAGGTTTGTGGTCTTTGTCAGCTATTTCATAATAGAAGGTTCGCTTTATAGAAAATCTCCTTACCAACTTCACTTCTACCAACTTTTCCAGGATTCTATAAACAGTTACCTTATTAATAGAGCCAACCTGTTTTAAGATTTCCTCAGCCATAAGACACTTTTCGGCG encodes:
- a CDS encoding transcriptional repressor, which gives rise to MFKASNAEQMLKSKGVSVTPLRLSVFGTLISAEKCLMAEEILKQVGSINKVTVYRILEKLVEVKLVRRFSIKRTFYYEIADKDHKPHPHLVCKICGKVRCLNASELMIILSNLCKLYGFQADNINVSIEGVCNKCSKQHSCKIV